In Lycorma delicatula isolate Av1 chromosome 10, ASM4794821v1, whole genome shotgun sequence, a genomic segment contains:
- the LOC142331039 gene encoding protocadherin gamma-B2-like, whose amino-acid sequence MVVSDDDVGDNARFTLTLQSEDERVHRWFRVEPTSGQGRTPVVIRVNDNTDLDYDAGLRSARLAIIASIQDADGEMQQVASSGVKINILDSNDNSPIFNETSYSFTIPEDLQPGSLIANVSATDKDSGEFGKITYSLRGFGMDKFGTNLKHGNLYLLGSVPPLHGSVSVYVRVGVSGNQRPVFRGSPYNVSIPENLPPDSPVVAVRATDPDGPDNQVEYRIGTGADNFYINNTWLG is encoded by the exons ATGGTTGTAAGTGATGATGATGTCGGTGACAATGCACgatttacattaacattacaaTCAGAAGATGAAAGAGTGCATCGTTGGTTTCGTGTTGAACCTACTTCTGGTCAAGGCAGAACTCCAGTTGTTATAAGAGTTAATGACAACACTGATCTTGATTATGATGCTGGTTTAAGATCAGCAAGACTTGCTATTATTGCTTCAATACAAGATGCTGat GGTGAGATGCAGCAAGTAGCAAGTAGtggtgttaaaattaatattctggaTTCAAATGATAATTCACCGATATTTAATGAAACCAGTTATTCATTTACAATACCAGAAGATTTACAACCTGGTTCTTTAATCGCTAATGTATCTGCTACCGATAAAGATAGTGGTGAATTTGGTAAAATTACTTATAGTCTTCGTGGTTTTGGTATGGACAAATTTGGAACAAATCTGAAACATGGAAATTTATATCTGCTTGGAA gTGTTCCACCGCTACACGGATCAGTGTCAGTTTATGTGAGAGTTGGTGTATCTGGTAATCAGAGACCAGTTTTCCGTGGTTCACCATATAATGTTTCTATACCAGAAAATTTACCACCTGACAGCCCTGTAGTAGCAGTAAGAGCAACCGATCCAGATGGTCCTGACAACCAGGTTGAATATCGTATTGGGACTGgtgctgataatttttatataaataacac atgGCTTGGTTAA